From a single Lolium rigidum isolate FL_2022 chromosome 7, APGP_CSIRO_Lrig_0.1, whole genome shotgun sequence genomic region:
- the LOC124678728 gene encoding EPIDERMAL PATTERNING FACTOR-like protein 2, with protein sequence MVHFLQCSGSTHMPLPLFFVFFLSVLFFASMEAAHSDAVSPTGRLPLRLLEIGTSKEQEDEARGEMMKMERRSLIGSRPPRCERVCMSCGHCEAVQVPVAPQHHKKKAGQERPVVSAIGAAMFTTYRVNGGLSDYKPLSWKCRCGGIILDP encoded by the exons ATGGTCCATTTCCTGCAATGCAGCGGCAGTACCCACATGCCATTGCctctcttcttcgtcttcttcctctccgtGCTCTTCTTCGCCTCCATGGAGGCTGCGCATTCAGATGCCG TTTCTCCCACAGGGAGGTTGCCACTGAGATTACTAGAGATTGGCACCAGTAAG GAGCAAGAGGACGAAGCCAGAGGGGAGATGATGAAGATGGAAAGGAGGAGCCTGATCGGATCAAGGCCACCAAGGTGTGAGAGGGTGTGCATGTCCTGTGGCCACTGCGAGGCAGTGCAGGTGCCAGTAGCGCCACAACATCACAAGAAGAAAGCTGGCCAAGAACGCCCTGTGGTGAGTGCCATAGGTGCAGCCATGTTCACCACCTACAGGGTGAATGGAGGCCTCTCAGACTACAAGCCACTAAGCTGGAAATGCAGGTGTGGAGGCATAATCCTTGATCCATGA